Proteins from a single region of Choloepus didactylus isolate mChoDid1 chromosome 10, mChoDid1.pri, whole genome shotgun sequence:
- the LOC119505446 gene encoding uncharacterized protein LOC119505446 yields MSPLWKSPLCRQPGAAGHHDVTCHPWVFPSTRDGHLPGGPRVEDAALSVTPSACRCPASRFPPHRLGDQPATPRAASRLFSAGSLLPPGAKPPAPLGEAPGALLGFITPHLVPGEARHPLVIRTQVRIPRGVPGCHCLPPLTPGPTAAAAPSTEVARKPSPPCAISSNAHPCRVGAFDEAIAELDSELQPQDCTVPSTGLEDSTPCLPNHRGSALGRVLQWLINKRPLKRQRGARTRATGCPAPGASPGFQEIHLDLLGSLDLASSPMKRQEGAQVGPSGDGGVSSQKKQVRFDSKPRCLMYSPAAPPSKLRPGASRPCFNWFTQCCGGCRP; encoded by the exons ATGAGTCCTCTTTGGAAAAG CCCCCTGTGCAGGCAGCCTGGAGCGGCCGGACACCATGATGTCACCTGTCATCCCTGGGTCTTCCCATCCACCCGGGATGGCCATCTGCCAGGGGGGCCCCGTGTGGAGGACGCTGCTCTGTCGGTGACCCCTTCGGCATGTCGGTGTCCGGCCTCCAGGTTCCCTCCACACCGTCTCGGAGACCAGCCGGCAACACCCAGGGCTGCGTCTCGCCTCTTCTCTGCCGGCTCACTCCTCCCTCCAGGGGCCAAACCACCTGCCCCTCTGGGGGAGGCCCCTGGAGCCCTTCTGGGGTTCATAACCCCCCACCTGGTGCCTGGGGAAGCCCGTCATCCCCTA GTCATCAGGACCCAGGTCCGAATTCCCAGGGGTGTGCCCGGCTGCCACTGTCTCCCCCCGCTCACCCCTGGACCAACAGCAGCCGCTGCTCCCTCCACCGAGGTGGCAAGAAAGCCATCCCCACCATGTGCCATCTCCTCCAACGCCCACCCCTGCCGGGTGGGCGCCTTTGACGAGGCCATTGCAGAACTGGACTCGGAGCTCCAGCCCCAGGACTGCACTGTTCCATCCACAG GCCTCGAGGACAGCaccccctgcctccctaaccacagaggcagtgccctggggagggtccTCCAGTGGCTCATTAATAAGAGGCCACTGAAGAGGCAGCGCGGAGCCCGGACACGAGCTACAGGATGCCCTGCCCCTGGGGCATCCCCAGGTTTCCAGGAAATACATTTGGACCTCCTGGGTTCCCTGGATCTTGCCTCCTCACCCATGAAGAGACAAGAAGGGGCCCAGGTTGGTCCCAGCGGAGATGGGGGTGTCAGCAGCCAGAAAAAGCAGGTGCGATTTGACAGCAAACCCAGGTGCTTGATGTACTCTCCTGCTGCACCCCCCAGCAAGTTACGCCCAGGAGCCTCGAGACCATGTTTCAATTGGTTTACACAGTGCTGTGGGGGGTGCAGACCGTGA